The following proteins come from a genomic window of Campylobacter concisus:
- the recO gene encoding recombination protein RecO, translating to MQGYILRVQKVRDEDLLVFVLTPNLLVKSYRFFGARHSNIMTGYKIDFELEQEAKFLPKLRSILHLGFKWLLERDKLIIWQQFMRLLYDHLKEVEQLDEIYFNELDRCAKQMQLQNPKRLIIESYVKILEYEGRLHSELECFICDEEIESELCLTRGFLPSHKHCLDRNEFDAGKIKNLFDTKSTIELNDDEINRLYKILLDGL from the coding sequence ATGCAAGGCTACATCCTGCGCGTGCAAAAGGTCAGAGACGAGGACCTTTTAGTCTTTGTGCTAACGCCAAATTTGCTCGTAAAGTCATATAGATTTTTTGGCGCACGGCACTCAAACATCATGACTGGCTACAAGATCGACTTTGAGCTAGAGCAAGAGGCAAAATTTCTACCAAAGCTTAGAAGCATACTTCATCTTGGCTTTAAATGGCTGTTAGAACGCGATAAACTCATCATTTGGCAGCAGTTCATGCGCCTACTTTATGATCATCTAAAAGAGGTCGAGCAGCTCGATGAAATTTATTTTAACGAGCTTGATCGCTGCGCCAAACAGATGCAGCTACAAAATCCAAAGCGCCTTATCATCGAAAGCTACGTTAAAATTTTAGAGTATGAAGGTAGGCTTCACAGCGAGCTTGAGTGCTTCATCTGCGACGAGGAGATAGAGAGCGAGCTTTGCTTAACTCGTGGTTTTTTACCCTCTCACAAGCACTGCCTTGATAGGAACGAATTTGACGCTGGTAAGATCAAAAATTTGTTTGATACAAAAAGCACGATCGAGCTAAATGATGATGAGATAAACCGGCTTTATAAAATTTTACTTGATGGACTTTAA
- a CDS encoding tRNA dihydrouridine synthase, translating to MIDFSKKPLFLAPLAGFSDLPLRSVVKKFGCDVTVSEMISANALVYESSDKTFEMIKKSPNEEPYIVQIAGNDTENIKKAVQIINKFDGIYGLDLNCGCPVPKVVRQGAGSALLNDLNKLQNIISAIKSVSNKESLSVKFRLGFNDKNEEKIAKACEEAGADYIAVHGRTRAGGYSAKVDYEAIARVKASVKIPVVANGDINAQNADKILNLTKCDALMIGRASIGNPWIFHEIKSKTSVDKALKQEIILAHFDAMIEHYGEHGLCIFRKHLHQYSKGIDGATTFRNDVNFIKDAHVMRERIREFFA from the coding sequence ATGATAGACTTTAGCAAAAAGCCACTTTTCTTAGCGCCCCTTGCTGGCTTTTCTGACTTGCCACTAAGAAGCGTAGTTAAGAAATTTGGCTGTGATGTCACTGTTAGCGAAATGATCAGCGCAAATGCTCTAGTATATGAGAGTAGTGACAAAACGTTTGAAATGATTAAAAAATCCCCAAACGAAGAGCCTTACATCGTTCAAATAGCTGGTAATGACACGGAAAATATAAAAAAAGCTGTGCAAATCATCAATAAATTTGATGGAATTTATGGGCTCGATCTAAACTGCGGCTGCCCCGTACCAAAGGTCGTTAGACAAGGAGCGGGTTCTGCTTTACTAAACGATCTTAACAAACTTCAAAATATAATCTCAGCCATAAAAAGCGTCTCAAACAAAGAGAGCCTGAGTGTTAAATTTAGACTTGGCTTTAACGATAAAAATGAAGAAAAGATAGCAAAAGCCTGCGAAGAAGCCGGCGCAGACTACATCGCAGTGCATGGGCGTACAAGAGCTGGCGGATACAGCGCAAAGGTTGATTACGAAGCGATCGCTAGAGTAAAGGCTAGTGTAAAAATTCCAGTCGTCGCAAATGGCGATATAAATGCACAAAATGCAGATAAAATTTTAAACCTTACAAAATGCGACGCCCTAATGATCGGCAGAGCAAGCATCGGCAACCCTTGGATATTTCACGAGATAAAGAGCAAAACTAGTGTGGATAAGGCGCTAAAACAAGAGATCATCCTAGCTCACTTCGACGCTATGATAGAGCACTACGGAGAGCATGGACTTTGTATATTTAGAAAGCATTTGCACCAATACAGCAAAGGCATCGACGGCGCAACAACATTTAGAAACGATGTAAATTTCATCAAAGATGCCCACGTGATGAGAGAGCGCATAAGGGAGTTTTTTGCCTAG
- the dksA gene encoding RNA polymerase-binding protein DksA, whose protein sequence is MTQTELNFFKKLLEERKLQIKKNIYDSSVEVNGLRDSGVSDEFDIASVNTDQLIEHSISTQQRAELSEIDEALEKIANKTYGICDMCEEEISIPRLKVKPHAKYCITCREIIEKTAKN, encoded by the coding sequence ATGACACAAACTGAGCTAAATTTTTTTAAAAAATTACTTGAAGAAAGAAAATTACAGATCAAAAAAAATATCTATGATTCATCTGTTGAAGTAAATGGCTTAAGAGATAGTGGTGTAAGCGATGAGTTTGATATAGCCTCTGTAAATACAGACCAGTTAATCGAGCATTCGATATCGACACAACAAAGAGCGGAGCTATCAGAGATAGATGAAGCACTAGAGAAGATAGCAAATAAAACTTATGGAATTTGTGATATGTGTGAAGAGGAGATCAGCATACCGCGACTAAAAGTAAAACCACATGCAAAATACTGCATAACTTGCCGTGAAATAATCGAAAAAACAGCAAAAAACTAA
- a CDS encoding 23S rRNA (pseudouridine(1915)-N(3))-methyltransferase RlmH, producing MEISVFSIQKSSRDNFENEIQEYIKMSAKFAKVNDKIFFNEKIAKAQSAGKSEALRAYDEIYEPNLKGFCVMLDENGLQLDSQEFAQILNSNSQINFFIGGAYGLSQNLKNKAQKVVSLSKMTMAHKVAKLVLFEQIFRALCINANHPYHK from the coding sequence TTGGAAATTTCAGTTTTTAGCATTCAAAAATCATCACGTGACAACTTTGAAAACGAAATACAAGAATATATAAAAATGAGTGCAAAATTTGCCAAGGTAAACGATAAAATCTTTTTCAATGAAAAAATAGCAAAAGCTCAAAGTGCCGGAAAAAGCGAAGCATTAAGAGCCTATGATGAAATTTACGAGCCAAATTTAAAAGGCTTTTGTGTAATGCTTGATGAAAATGGCTTGCAACTTGACAGCCAAGAATTTGCACAAATTTTAAACTCAAATTCACAAATTAACTTTTTCATAGGTGGAGCTTATGGTCTTAGCCAAAATTTAAAAAATAAAGCACAAAAAGTCGTAAGTTTGAGCAAGATGACGATGGCGCATAAGGTTGCCAAGCTTGTACTTTTTGAGCAAATTTTTAGAGCACTTTGCATAAATGCAAACCACCCATATCACAAATAA
- the accD gene encoding acetyl-CoA carboxylase, carboxyltransferase subunit beta produces the protein MNFSDIFSKIRKAQPRPEEAPTHWVKCDNCHSLMYYKEVEACFNVCPKCGYHMRLKATDRINLICDEDSFVEFDANLKPADPLNFVDKKSYKKRITENKEKTGRTSSVICGEGKCDGQEIQLVVFDFGFMGGSLASVEGEKIVRAIKRAIEKRQALVIVSASGGARMQESTFSLMQMSKTSAALKLLDEAKLPYISILTDPTMGGVSASFAWLGDLIIAEPGALIGFAGQRVIKQTIGADLPEGFQRAEFLLEHGLIDAIVPRSEHKKYISDMVKFLTNNKTMHQKERQDENGNNFELKLKTKG, from the coding sequence ATGAATTTCTCAGATATTTTTTCAAAAATAAGAAAAGCTCAACCTCGTCCAGAAGAAGCGCCTACACACTGGGTAAAATGCGATAATTGTCACTCACTGATGTACTACAAAGAAGTTGAAGCTTGTTTTAATGTATGCCCAAAATGCGGTTATCATATGAGACTAAAAGCTACTGATCGTATAAATTTGATCTGTGATGAAGATAGCTTTGTAGAATTTGACGCGAATTTAAAACCGGCAGATCCATTAAATTTTGTTGATAAAAAATCATACAAAAAAAGAATCACAGAAAATAAAGAAAAAACAGGACGCACAAGCTCAGTGATATGCGGCGAAGGTAAATGCGACGGACAAGAAATCCAGCTAGTTGTTTTTGACTTTGGTTTCATGGGTGGTTCATTGGCTTCAGTTGAGGGTGAAAAGATCGTAAGAGCGATAAAACGAGCGATAGAAAAACGCCAAGCCTTAGTCATAGTGAGTGCTTCAGGTGGAGCTAGAATGCAAGAGAGTACATTCTCTTTGATGCAAATGTCAAAGACATCAGCCGCTTTAAAACTACTTGATGAAGCAAAGCTGCCTTATATCTCAATACTTACTGATCCAACAATGGGTGGCGTTAGTGCTTCTTTTGCTTGGCTTGGAGATCTAATAATCGCTGAACCTGGCGCATTGATAGGCTTTGCTGGTCAAAGGGTCATCAAACAAACCATTGGTGCTGATTTACCAGAGGGATTTCAAAGAGCTGAGTTTTTGTTAGAACATGGCTTAATCGATGCTATTGTGCCAAGAAGCGAACATAAAAAATATATAAGCGATATGGTTAAATTTCTCACAAATAACAAGACAATGCATCAAAAAGAAAGACAAGATGAAAATGGAAATAACTTTGAACTAAAGCTAAAAACCAAAGGCTAA
- the bamA gene encoding outer membrane protein assembly factor BamA, with protein MKKKLFLLALAFSGLSAQTIQSINFKGLIHLSPEVASQIMGLKVGQDLTPKLSDKAITNLYKQNYFDDIYIEDTGNGNLLVAVKEKPSVARVDLKGVVTNDKTAIESLINIKPGNMYDELTIEKTKERIRQYYESKGYFDTVVDVEKQPVADNDSSLFITLNINRGENMIIKNVNLVGAKEFDYDDIEPVVANKSREFMGWLWGRNDGKVKLFELENDPARIQDKYFQKGYLDATISSPYLNSSFDNYTADLTYYVHEGEPYKVSNVSITAPEELELDTKKIIDDFRLEAGDTMNSARLRQDMKKLDDMVADKGYAFVKVYPKTDKFDENKTVDIDYEVDPGEKVYIRNVQISGNDRTVDRVVRRELYLTEGNLYSRTDLQDSKDALKRTSYFDDVEIEEDPVDKNTVDLKVKVKEASTGSISGGIGYGSSDGLLLNAALSDTNIFGSGLQGQISVDKSDRELSGQISLTNPRIFDSEYSLGGTLYANDYDWRTYKERSYGFSTTLGRKLTRNLSASLTYNIEQSKITLKDDELRDINAKTKKEIYREGKAIKSAITPALTYNSTDDYYLPRRGIIASTSFEIAGLGGDIDFIKNRTNFNYYLGLREYIDYDLILRYKASFGKIWERGYTPINERLYLGGIRSLRGYESRTVSPKVKYNGDYYEYGGETSFNNSAEISFPIIDRVKMRGVVFYDYGMIGENSLNEIKRSSVGTGIEWITPIGPLQLIFAKALKPKEGDDTNTFEFTIGRRF; from the coding sequence ATGAAAAAGAAATTATTTTTATTAGCATTAGCTTTCAGCGGCCTAAGCGCACAAACAATCCAGTCAATAAACTTTAAAGGCCTAATTCACCTTTCGCCTGAAGTAGCAAGCCAAATAATGGGCTTAAAAGTCGGTCAGGATCTGACTCCAAAGCTTAGCGATAAGGCGATCACAAATTTATACAAACAAAACTATTTCGACGATATCTACATAGAAGATACAGGCAATGGTAATCTTTTAGTAGCTGTAAAAGAGAAGCCAAGTGTTGCTAGGGTCGATCTAAAAGGCGTCGTAACAAATGACAAAACTGCCATAGAGTCGTTAATCAATATCAAACCAGGCAATATGTACGATGAGCTTACAATAGAAAAAACTAAAGAGAGAATTCGTCAGTATTATGAGTCAAAGGGATATTTTGATACCGTTGTAGACGTAGAAAAACAACCAGTTGCAGACAACGACAGCTCACTTTTTATAACACTCAACATAAACCGCGGCGAAAATATGATAATCAAAAATGTAAATTTAGTCGGCGCAAAAGAGTTTGATTATGACGACATTGAGCCAGTAGTTGCAAATAAAAGTAGAGAATTTATGGGCTGGCTTTGGGGCAGAAATGACGGTAAAGTTAAACTTTTTGAGCTTGAAAATGATCCAGCAAGAATACAAGACAAATATTTCCAAAAAGGCTATTTAGACGCGACTATTTCGTCACCTTATTTAAATTCATCGTTTGATAATTACACAGCTGATCTTACTTATTATGTTCATGAAGGTGAGCCTTATAAGGTTTCAAATGTAAGCATTACAGCACCTGAAGAGCTGGAGCTTGACACTAAAAAGATCATAGATGACTTTAGGCTTGAGGCTGGCGATACGATGAACTCAGCAAGACTTCGCCAAGATATGAAAAAGCTCGATGATATGGTTGCTGATAAAGGTTATGCGTTTGTGAAGGTCTATCCAAAGACTGATAAATTTGATGAAAATAAAACTGTCGATATTGATTATGAAGTAGATCCTGGCGAAAAAGTATATATAAGAAATGTTCAAATTTCAGGAAACGATAGGACCGTTGACCGCGTTGTAAGACGTGAACTTTATCTAACCGAAGGAAATTTATATAGTAGAACCGACCTTCAAGACTCAAAAGATGCGCTAAAAAGAACAAGCTACTTTGACGATGTCGAGATAGAAGAAGATCCAGTTGATAAAAATACAGTCGATCTAAAAGTAAAAGTAAAAGAAGCCTCAACTGGCTCAATAAGCGGCGGTATCGGATACGGCAGCAGTGACGGACTACTACTAAATGCAGCACTTTCTGATACAAATATCTTTGGCTCTGGCCTTCAAGGACAAATAAGCGTAGATAAAAGTGACAGAGAGCTTTCAGGTCAGATAAGTCTTACAAACCCAAGAATTTTCGACTCAGAGTATAGCCTTGGCGGAACACTTTATGCAAATGACTATGACTGGAGAACATATAAAGAGAGAAGCTATGGCTTTAGCACAACTCTTGGTAGAAAACTAACTAGAAATTTAAGTGCATCGCTTACTTACAATATTGAGCAAAGCAAAATTACTCTAAAAGATGATGAACTAAGAGATATCAACGCAAAAACTAAAAAAGAAATTTATAGAGAAGGTAAAGCTATAAAAAGCGCTATAACTCCGGCTTTAACATATAATAGCACCGATGATTATTACTTGCCAAGACGTGGCATCATAGCTAGTACATCATTTGAGATAGCTGGACTTGGTGGCGATATAGACTTTATCAAAAATCGCACAAATTTTAACTACTACCTAGGTCTTAGAGAATACATCGACTACGATCTTATCTTAAGATACAAAGCAAGCTTTGGCAAAATTTGGGAAAGAGGATATACTCCGATCAACGAAAGACTTTACCTTGGTGGTATAAGAAGCTTACGTGGTTACGAGAGCAGAACCGTATCTCCAAAGGTAAAATATAATGGCGACTACTACGAATACGGCGGCGAAACTTCATTTAATAATTCAGCTGAAATAAGCTTTCCTATAATAGATCGTGTCAAAATGCGTGGTGTTGTATTTTATGACTACGGTATGATCGGCGAAAATAGCCTAAATGAGATAAAAAGATCATCAGTTGGTACAGGTATCGAGTGGATAACACCTATCGGACCACTTCAACTAATCTTTGCAAAAGCTCTTAAACCTAAAGAGGGCGATGATACAAATACATTTGAGTTTACTATCGGAAGACGCTTCTAA
- a CDS encoding prephenate dehydrogenase yields the protein MKIGIIGLGLMGGSLGLALKDEKLISCVSGYDKDENHSKKALELGLVHEILSIDEMKKKCDIIFLAVPVEAIVSIVQNLTDISEDTTIIDFGSTKQKIIEAVPEKIRKNFIPAHPMAGTEYSGPEAAFKSLYTGATIIVCDFAESAEKHVKRSVELFSCLGMKIIFMSAKEHDHHVGLISHLPHAIAFSLASGILKEEDKRHIVALGGPTFKGMIRVAKSSPFMWSDIFKQNKNNVVEAINMFEKELNLCKDLIKDERWDELFAWMSDARAVREIL from the coding sequence ATGAAAATAGGTATCATCGGACTTGGTCTTATGGGTGGCTCGCTTGGTCTTGCACTAAAAGATGAAAAATTAATCTCTTGTGTTAGTGGATATGACAAAGATGAAAATCATAGCAAAAAGGCCTTAGAACTTGGCTTGGTGCATGAAATTTTAAGCATTGACGAGATGAAAAAGAAGTGTGACATCATCTTTTTGGCTGTGCCAGTTGAAGCTATCGTATCAATAGTGCAAAATTTAACCGATATTAGCGAAGATACAACTATCATTGATTTTGGCTCAACCAAACAAAAGATAATAGAAGCTGTGCCAGAAAAAATTCGTAAAAATTTCATCCCAGCTCATCCAATGGCAGGTACTGAGTATTCTGGTCCAGAGGCTGCCTTTAAATCACTTTACACAGGGGCAACTATTATCGTTTGTGACTTTGCTGAGAGCGCAGAAAAACATGTAAAAAGAAGCGTTGAGTTATTTTCTTGTCTTGGCATGAAGATCATTTTCATGAGCGCAAAAGAGCATGATCATCACGTAGGTCTTATTTCACATTTGCCTCATGCGATCGCATTTTCGCTTGCTAGTGGAATTTTAAAAGAAGAGGATAAAAGGCACATCGTAGCGCTTGGCGGACCTACATTTAAGGGCATGATACGTGTCGCAAAGAGTTCGCCTTTTATGTGGAGCGATATTTTTAAGCAAAATAAAAATAATGTTGTTGAAGCCATAAATATGTTTGAAAAAGAGCTAAATTTGTGCAAAGATCTCATCAAAGATGAACGCTGGGATGAGCTTTTTGCATGGATGAGCGACGCTAGAGCTGTAAGAGAAATTTTGTAA
- a CDS encoding M23 family metallopeptidase: MYRRGIGGFGIVVLLLILILVGGFGYALMSKDFERNEPIIGVADKVYWNLRTPMNIKFKDDSGIKFVRISMNDGKNDLNLLNQIMQNPSTELDVNLTFPKTGFFAQKDTYEMNIEAVDTSKWSFFTGNKASKKVEVVLDTSKPDLYVLSQSYSISKGGSAVVVFRATDNQLKEAYVQTNFGKKFKAVPFYKEGFYAALVAWPVQVENFSAEVIARDFAGNESKSHVRYFYENVKYKTSTIALNDKFLDGKIVDLTDQYAKDPRALSRLEKMRFVNETLRNSNEEKITALTSNPGDEMLTGFSVAPFYPLRNGKKVADFADHRYYTYNNEQVSESWHMGIDFASVAAAPIIATNAGRVVLASENGIYGLNIVIDHGFGLYSLYGHCSSTRVKEGDMVAAGDQIGVTGTSGLALGDHLHFGILVQGEEVRPQQWMDKKWIKDNITSVLDAAKAMIDKN, from the coding sequence ATGTATAGACGTGGAATTGGCGGTTTTGGTATTGTTGTGCTTTTGCTAATTTTAATCTTAGTCGGTGGTTTTGGCTATGCTTTGATGTCAAAAGATTTTGAGCGAAATGAACCGATAATCGGTGTTGCTGATAAAGTTTATTGGAATCTTAGAACCCCAATGAATATCAAATTTAAAGACGATAGTGGTATAAAATTTGTACGAATTAGTATGAATGATGGGAAAAATGATCTAAATTTGTTAAATCAAATCATGCAAAATCCAAGTACTGAGCTTGATGTAAATTTAACCTTTCCAAAGACTGGCTTTTTTGCTCAAAAAGATACCTATGAGATGAATATCGAAGCTGTAGATACTAGCAAATGGAGTTTTTTTACTGGCAACAAAGCTAGCAAAAAGGTTGAAGTAGTGCTTGATACTTCAAAGCCTGATCTTTACGTACTTTCGCAATCTTATTCTATCTCAAAAGGTGGTAGTGCTGTTGTGGTGTTTAGAGCGACTGATAACCAGCTAAAAGAGGCCTATGTCCAGACAAATTTTGGTAAGAAATTTAAAGCTGTGCCATTTTATAAAGAGGGCTTTTATGCAGCACTTGTTGCTTGGCCAGTTCAGGTTGAAAATTTTAGTGCTGAGGTCATTGCAAGAGACTTTGCAGGCAATGAGAGCAAGTCTCACGTGAGATATTTTTATGAAAATGTAAAGTATAAAACTTCAACTATTGCGTTAAATGATAAATTTTTAGATGGAAAGATAGTTGATCTAACAGATCAATACGCAAAAGATCCAAGAGCGCTTTCAAGGCTTGAGAAAATGAGATTTGTCAATGAAACACTTAGAAACTCAAACGAAGAAAAGATAACAGCACTTACTTCAAATCCTGGCGATGAGATGCTAACTGGCTTTAGTGTGGCTCCATTTTACCCACTAAGAAATGGTAAAAAAGTGGCTGACTTCGCCGATCACCGATACTATACATATAATAATGAGCAAGTAAGTGAGTCTTGGCATATGGGAATAGACTTTGCAAGCGTGGCGGCAGCTCCAATAATAGCTACCAATGCTGGTCGTGTTGTGCTTGCATCAGAAAATGGAATTTATGGATTAAATATCGTGATCGATCATGGATTTGGGCTTTATTCACTTTATGGACACTGCTCAAGCACTAGAGTAAAAGAGGGCGATATGGTGGCAGCTGGCGATCAGATAGGTGTTACTGGAACTAGTGGCCTTGCACTTGGGGATCACCTTCACTTTGGAATTTTAGTCCAAGGCGAAGAGGTGAGACCACAACAATGGATGGACAAAAAGTGGATAAAAGACAATATCACAAGTGTCTTAGATGCTGCAAAAGCGATGATAGACAAGAACTAA
- the lpxC gene encoding UDP-3-O-acyl-N-acetylglucosamine deacetylase: MKQTTIARRVETVGIGLHKGEPIRLILEPLDANSGIILHREDLGISFKAEPKNVINTQMATVVGNEKGFISTIEHLMSAINGYGIDNIRISVDANEIPVMDGSAISFCMLLDEAGIRYLDAGKKVILVRREVEVIEGSKFVRTSPSRSPKFDYTIKFDHPVIGEQRYVFDFSKSSFIKNIARARTFGFLKDLQRLQAQNLALGASLDNAVAIDDTHILNPEGLRFENEFVRHKILDAIGDLSLLGAPLLGDYTAFAGSHDLNHKLTLALMSDEKNYEIATLNGELLKEYQKVFA, from the coding sequence TTGAAACAAACTACTATCGCAAGACGCGTTGAGACCGTTGGTATAGGGCTTCATAAAGGTGAGCCGATAAGACTTATACTAGAACCTCTTGATGCAAATTCTGGCATTATTTTGCACCGCGAAGATCTTGGTATTAGTTTTAAAGCCGAACCTAAAAATGTGATAAATACGCAGATGGCAACCGTTGTTGGCAATGAAAAGGGCTTTATTAGTACGATTGAGCATCTAATGTCAGCCATAAATGGTTATGGCATTGATAATATTAGAATCTCTGTTGATGCAAATGAAATTCCAGTGATGGATGGTAGTGCAATAAGCTTTTGTATGCTACTTGATGAAGCTGGCATAAGATATCTTGATGCTGGCAAAAAAGTAATTCTTGTCCGCCGTGAAGTTGAAGTCATTGAGGGTTCTAAATTTGTACGAACTTCACCTTCAAGAAGTCCAAAATTTGACTATACGATAAAATTTGATCATCCAGTTATTGGTGAACAAAGATATGTTTTTGATTTTAGTAAAAGCTCGTTTATAAAAAATATAGCTCGTGCTAGAACTTTTGGATTTTTGAAAGATTTACAGCGTTTGCAAGCTCAAAATTTAGCCCTTGGTGCATCACTTGATAATGCTGTGGCAATCGATGATACACATATCCTAAATCCAGAAGGTTTGAGATTTGAAAATGAGTTTGTAAGGCACAAAATTTTAGATGCGATTGGTGATTTAAGCTTGCTTGGAGCGCCTTTATTGGGCGATTATACAGCATTTGCTGGAAGCCATGACCTAAATCACAAATTAACTCTTGCTTTGATGTCCGATGAGAAAAACTACGAGATCGCAACTCTAAATGGCGAACTTCTAAAAGAGTATCAAAAGGTATTTGCATAG
- a CDS encoding glycoprotease produces MVGVYKDGVKFDEITTDEHVSEALIKILENLSSKFNIAKIIYANTPGSFMGLKVAYVILKTFSLAKGCEFYAVSGFSLNGHQAIRANKNLSFVLKNGEILLEKVEPVRFVLPLNLDELKLNSDTLPNYIIQAV; encoded by the coding sequence TTGGTTGGAGTTTATAAAGATGGCGTAAAATTTGATGAAATTACGACTGATGAACATGTCAGTGAAGCTTTGATAAAGATCTTAGAAAATTTATCCTCTAAATTTAATATCGCAAAAATTATTTATGCAAATACGCCAGGCAGTTTTATGGGGCTAAAGGTGGCCTATGTCATCTTAAAGACTTTCTCTTTGGCAAAGGGTTGCGAATTTTATGCGGTTAGTGGCTTTAGCTTAAATGGTCACCAAGCGATCAGGGCAAATAAAAATTTAAGCTTTGTTTTAAAAAATGGCGAAATTTTACTTGAGAAAGTTGAACCTGTGAGATTTGTGTTGCCTTTAAATTTAGATGAATTAAAACTAAATTCAGATACACTTCCAAATTATATTATCCAAGCTGTTTAG
- the thrB gene encoding homoserine kinase encodes MNILIPATSANLGPGFDALGLSLKLFNSVKIEPSKFSSVSINGEGSDSVNLKRNNIFLSIFNEIFLELTGKNENFRVVFENNIPFSRGLGSSSAVIVGAIASAYEMAGFKASKSVVLNKAIIYETHPDNISPAVHGGFISTIVKNGNVYANKINLSDEIKAVVVIPNKPMSTASSRQILPKSYTMKECVNNLSRAAFLTSCFYEKKYDLLRIASEDMMHEERRMSALKELFEVRKVAYENGALMSTLSGSGSSFLNIAYKDDAKNLQDVLKSKFSDFRVEIFSFDNDGYEITQS; translated from the coding sequence TTGAATATCTTAATCCCTGCCACGAGTGCAAATTTAGGTCCTGGTTTTGATGCTTTGGGGCTTAGTTTGAAGCTTTTTAATAGCGTAAAGATCGAGCCATCTAAATTTAGCTCAGTATCAATAAATGGTGAGGGAAGCGATAGTGTAAATTTAAAGAGAAACAACATTTTTTTGAGCATTTTTAATGAAATTTTTCTAGAACTAACTGGTAAAAATGAAAATTTCAGAGTAGTTTTTGAAAACAACATCCCATTTTCAAGAGGGCTTGGCAGTAGCTCAGCTGTAATCGTCGGCGCCATAGCTTCGGCTTATGAGATGGCTGGCTTTAAGGCCAGTAAAAGCGTTGTTTTAAATAAAGCGATCATCTATGAAACTCATCCAGACAATATCTCGCCAGCAGTTCACGGTGGATTTATCAGCACGATCGTAAAAAATGGTAATGTCTACGCAAATAAAATAAATTTAAGCGATGAGATCAAAGCAGTCGTTGTCATCCCAAATAAACCAATGAGCACGGCTTCATCAAGGCAAATTTTGCCAAAAAGTTACACCATGAAAGAGTGTGTGAATAACTTGTCTCGTGCTGCATTTTTAACATCATGTTTTTATGAAAAAAAGTATGATCTTTTGAGGATTGCAAGTGAGGATATGATGCACGAAGAGCGCCGAATGAGTGCTTTGAAAGAGCTCTTTGAGGTGCGAAAAGTAGCTTATGAAAATGGAGCGCTTATGAGCACACTTTCAGGCTCAGGCTCAAGCTTTTTAAACATCGCTTATAAAGACGACGCTAAAAATTTACAAGATGTTTTAAAGAGCAAATTTAGTGACTTTAGAGTTGAAATTTTTTCATTTGATAACGATGGATACGAAATTACACAAAGCTAG